A genomic stretch from Anoplolepis gracilipes chromosome 16, ASM4749672v1, whole genome shotgun sequence includes:
- the LOC140674840 gene encoding uncharacterized protein isoform X4: MATFFLSFLVLVNRYYAIAAPLHYAALVSPRRVAVGLAASWTGALLLCLPPFSGLVPPYRYSPGLGCCAPDFGNGTWGSAAALYGAVYVILGLVLPAVLVTVCNLRVLGIARYHRHRIASAIYEVTLSAQVTITHQRNPFFVPTVTAPSAGGPPRFHSAASTVMQLVGSLYLLYFPYCGFILWEACNAGNQHRLHAYSKLASLLLACSPPINGLLYGLKSQTLRRSVQNYWRKKATKSELQQEIQARTPSVAGSRRPSGSGNASFFPFPPLQRRLSEALLVLGSCRTGSNFESNNIGFQRGRLQPAVSCNTLRVPTTESEEPRKLVRASASAVTLMGSHYRSDFIGGDLGAACSIAICETPRKSPRILITRAYSEESQDGSSPLLRKSLNSNNNPPSCEKRRWRDCSTGSESSTGSSDASVWTTNVTPKSVKGNAKDSTDGWSSRRYVRGKNFEEGPLSTIRPNNNSESSDTTDTTTATTTTTTLLKSLTVINLTMQENDEQNEKKKEKVNGNIKKREFSESDSSWSSVEEIETKAITERNDEDDISLERSREELQMELPRRKSRSDNREVAQVSEDRGEEAAQLRPLLTPSS; the protein is encoded by the exons ATGGCTACGTTCTTCTTGTCGTTCTTGGTCTTGGTAAACAG GTATTACGCGATCGCTGCACCACTGCATTACGCCGCTTTGGTCTCGCCGCGTCGCGTGGCCGTCGGACTGGCTGCTTCTTGGACGGGTGCTCTGCTTTTGTGCTTGCCGCCGTTCTCCGGTCTGGTGCCGCCTTATAG GTATAGCCCAGGCTTGGGTTGCTGCGCCCCGGATTTTGGCAACGGCACGTGGGGATCCGCCGCGGCGCTCTACGGCGCCGTTTATGTCATTCTGGGCCTGGTGCTGCCGGCCGTCCTCGTGACAGTTTGCAATTTACGCGTGCTGGGTATAGCCAGGTACCATCGGCATCGTATCGCCAGCGCGATCTACGAGGTTACCCTGAGCGCCCAGGTGACCATTACCCATCAACGAAATCCGTTTTTTGTGCCAACCGTCACCGCACCCTCCGCCGGGGGACCGCCGCGTTTTCACAGCGCGGCTAGCACG GTGATGCAACTGGTTGGCTCTCTGTACCTGCTCTACTTTCCTTACTGCGGATTTATCCTCTGGGAAGCTTGCAATGCCGGTAATCAACACCGTCTGCACGCATACTCTAAACTCGCGTCTCTTCTTCTCGCGTGCTCGCCGCCCATCAACGGCCTTCTCTACGGCTTAAAATCGCAGACTCTGCGACGTTCCGTGCAAAATTATTGGCGGAAGAAGGCAACCAAGTCGGAGCTGCAACAG GAGATACAGGCAAGAACGCCGAGCGTCGCGGGATCTAGACGGCCATCCGGCAGCGGAAACGCTTCCTTCTTCCCGTTCCCGCCCTTACAACGTAGGCTGAGCGAAGCGTTATTGGTCCTCGGCTCGTGCAGAACCGGCAGTAACTTCGAAAGCAATAATATCGGATTTCAACGCGGCAGGTTGCAGCCCGCCGTCTCGTGCAATACCCTCAGAGTGCCAACCACCGAATCAG AGGAGCCGAGAAAATTGGTGAGGGCAAGCGCGAGTGCCGTCACTCTGATGGGTTCCCACTATCGGAGCGACTTCATCGGAGGTGACTTGGGGGCGGCATGTTCCATAGCTATATGCGAGACCCCGAGGAAGAGTCCGAGGATCCTCATAACGCGCGCTTACAGCGAAGAGAGCCAAGACGGGAGCAGCCCGCTTCTGAGAAAATCCCTCAATTCCAATAATAACCCACCGTCGTGCGAAA AACGCCGATGGCGGGATTGCAGCACCGGTAGCGAGAGCAGCACGGGAAGCAGCGACGCGAGCGTCTGGACCACCAACGTCACCCCCAAGTCCGTCAAGGGTAACGCGAAGGACTCAACGGACGGCTGGTCGTCGCGACGATATGTACGCGGTAAGAATTTCGAGGAAGGCCCCTTATCAACCATCAGGCCGAACAACAATAGCGAGAGCAGCGATACCACAGATACGACCACGGCCACGACAACCACCACCACGCTGCTCAAGTCTCTCACTGTA attaatttgaCGATGCAGGAAAATGACGAGCagaacgaaaagaaaaaggaaaaggtaAACGGTAACATTAAGAAGAGAGAATTCAGCGAAAGTGACAGCAGTTGGAGCAGCGTCGAAGAGATCGAGACTAAGGCGATAACCGAGAGAAACGACGAGGATGACATCAGTCTCGAAAGATCGAGGGAGGAATTGCAGATGGAACTCCCGCGGCGAAAGTCAAGGAGCGACAACCGCGAGGTCGCCCAAGTTTCCGAGGACCGAGGCGAGGAAGCTGCGCAGCTGAGGCCCCTCTTGACTCCCTCCTCTTAA
- the LOC140674840 gene encoding uncharacterized protein isoform X2 has product MGPWAFGVPLILVSTLGLLLNGYVLLVVLGLGKQTQQQQTANTLLLIHLGAVETAVCLILLIFTTGSWPVAGTWCVFHGFLLALLHPVALWTVTGLNCDRYYAIAAPLHYAALVSPRRVAVGLAASWTGALLLCLPPFSGLVPPYRYSPGLGCCAPDFGNGTWGSAAALYGAVYVILGLVLPAVLVTVCNLRVLGIARYHRHRIASAIYEVTLSAQVTITHQRNPFFVPTVTAPSAGGPPRFHSAASTVMQLVGSLYLLYFPYCGFILWEACNAGNQHRLHAYSKLASLLLACSPPINGLLYGLKSQTLRRSVQNYWRKKATKSELQQEIQARTPSVAGSRRPSGSGNASFFPFPPLQRRLSEALLVLGSCRTGSNFESNNIGFQRGRLQPAVSCNTLRVPTTESEEPRKLVRASASAVTLMGSHYRSDFIGGDLGAACSIAICETPRKSPRILITRAYSEESQDGSSPLLRKSLNSNNNPPSCEKRRWRDCSTGSESSTGSSDASVWTTNVTPKSVKGNAKDSTDGWSSRRYVRGKNFEEGPLSTIRPNNNSESSDTTDTTTATTTTTTLLKSLTVENDEQNEKKKEKVNGNIKKREFSESDSSWSSVEEIETKAITERNDEDDISLERSREELQMELPRRKSRSDNREVAQVSEDRGEEAAQLRPLLTPSS; this is encoded by the exons ATGGGCCCTTGGGCCTTCGGCGTACCTCTCATCCTCGTGTCAACTCTGGGTCTTCTCCTGAATGGCTACGTTCTTCTTGTCGTTCTTGGTCTTGGTAAACAG ACGCAGCAACAGCAGACGGCGAACACTTTATTGCTGATCCATTTGGGCGCCGTGGAAACGGCCGTGTGCTTGATATTGCTGATATTCACGACCGGTTCGTGGCCAGTCGCCGGCACGTGGTGCGTTTTCCACGGATTCCTTTTGGCCTTGCTACATCCGGTCGCTCTTTGGACCGTAACCGGGCTCAATTGTGACAG GTATTACGCGATCGCTGCACCACTGCATTACGCCGCTTTGGTCTCGCCGCGTCGCGTGGCCGTCGGACTGGCTGCTTCTTGGACGGGTGCTCTGCTTTTGTGCTTGCCGCCGTTCTCCGGTCTGGTGCCGCCTTATAG GTATAGCCCAGGCTTGGGTTGCTGCGCCCCGGATTTTGGCAACGGCACGTGGGGATCCGCCGCGGCGCTCTACGGCGCCGTTTATGTCATTCTGGGCCTGGTGCTGCCGGCCGTCCTCGTGACAGTTTGCAATTTACGCGTGCTGGGTATAGCCAGGTACCATCGGCATCGTATCGCCAGCGCGATCTACGAGGTTACCCTGAGCGCCCAGGTGACCATTACCCATCAACGAAATCCGTTTTTTGTGCCAACCGTCACCGCACCCTCCGCCGGGGGACCGCCGCGTTTTCACAGCGCGGCTAGCACG GTGATGCAACTGGTTGGCTCTCTGTACCTGCTCTACTTTCCTTACTGCGGATTTATCCTCTGGGAAGCTTGCAATGCCGGTAATCAACACCGTCTGCACGCATACTCTAAACTCGCGTCTCTTCTTCTCGCGTGCTCGCCGCCCATCAACGGCCTTCTCTACGGCTTAAAATCGCAGACTCTGCGACGTTCCGTGCAAAATTATTGGCGGAAGAAGGCAACCAAGTCGGAGCTGCAACAG GAGATACAGGCAAGAACGCCGAGCGTCGCGGGATCTAGACGGCCATCCGGCAGCGGAAACGCTTCCTTCTTCCCGTTCCCGCCCTTACAACGTAGGCTGAGCGAAGCGTTATTGGTCCTCGGCTCGTGCAGAACCGGCAGTAACTTCGAAAGCAATAATATCGGATTTCAACGCGGCAGGTTGCAGCCCGCCGTCTCGTGCAATACCCTCAGAGTGCCAACCACCGAATCAG AGGAGCCGAGAAAATTGGTGAGGGCAAGCGCGAGTGCCGTCACTCTGATGGGTTCCCACTATCGGAGCGACTTCATCGGAGGTGACTTGGGGGCGGCATGTTCCATAGCTATATGCGAGACCCCGAGGAAGAGTCCGAGGATCCTCATAACGCGCGCTTACAGCGAAGAGAGCCAAGACGGGAGCAGCCCGCTTCTGAGAAAATCCCTCAATTCCAATAATAACCCACCGTCGTGCGAAA AACGCCGATGGCGGGATTGCAGCACCGGTAGCGAGAGCAGCACGGGAAGCAGCGACGCGAGCGTCTGGACCACCAACGTCACCCCCAAGTCCGTCAAGGGTAACGCGAAGGACTCAACGGACGGCTGGTCGTCGCGACGATATGTACGCGGTAAGAATTTCGAGGAAGGCCCCTTATCAACCATCAGGCCGAACAACAATAGCGAGAGCAGCGATACCACAGATACGACCACGGCCACGACAACCACCACCACGCTGCTCAAGTCTCTCACTGTA GAAAATGACGAGCagaacgaaaagaaaaaggaaaaggtaAACGGTAACATTAAGAAGAGAGAATTCAGCGAAAGTGACAGCAGTTGGAGCAGCGTCGAAGAGATCGAGACTAAGGCGATAACCGAGAGAAACGACGAGGATGACATCAGTCTCGAAAGATCGAGGGAGGAATTGCAGATGGAACTCCCGCGGCGAAAGTCAAGGAGCGACAACCGCGAGGTCGCCCAAGTTTCCGAGGACCGAGGCGAGGAAGCTGCGCAGCTGAGGCCCCTCTTGACTCCCTCCTCTTAA
- the LOC140674840 gene encoding uncharacterized protein isoform X1 — translation MGPWAFGVPLILVSTLGLLLNGYVLLVVLGLGKQTQQQQTANTLLLIHLGAVETAVCLILLIFTTGSWPVAGTWCVFHGFLLALLHPVALWTVTGLNCDRYYAIAAPLHYAALVSPRRVAVGLAASWTGALLLCLPPFSGLVPPYRYSPGLGCCAPDFGNGTWGSAAALYGAVYVILGLVLPAVLVTVCNLRVLGIARYHRHRIASAIYEVTLSAQVTITHQRNPFFVPTVTAPSAGGPPRFHSAASTVMQLVGSLYLLYFPYCGFILWEACNAGNQHRLHAYSKLASLLLACSPPINGLLYGLKSQTLRRSVQNYWRKKATKSELQQEIQARTPSVAGSRRPSGSGNASFFPFPPLQRRLSEALLVLGSCRTGSNFESNNIGFQRGRLQPAVSCNTLRVPTTESEEPRKLVRASASAVTLMGSHYRSDFIGGDLGAACSIAICETPRKSPRILITRAYSEESQDGSSPLLRKSLNSNNNPPSCEKRRWRDCSTGSESSTGSSDASVWTTNVTPKSVKGNAKDSTDGWSSRRYVRGKNFEEGPLSTIRPNNNSESSDTTDTTTATTTTTTLLKSLTVINLTMQENDEQNEKKKEKVNGNIKKREFSESDSSWSSVEEIETKAITERNDEDDISLERSREELQMELPRRKSRSDNREVAQVSEDRGEEAAQLRPLLTPSS, via the exons ATGGGCCCTTGGGCCTTCGGCGTACCTCTCATCCTCGTGTCAACTCTGGGTCTTCTCCTGAATGGCTACGTTCTTCTTGTCGTTCTTGGTCTTGGTAAACAG ACGCAGCAACAGCAGACGGCGAACACTTTATTGCTGATCCATTTGGGCGCCGTGGAAACGGCCGTGTGCTTGATATTGCTGATATTCACGACCGGTTCGTGGCCAGTCGCCGGCACGTGGTGCGTTTTCCACGGATTCCTTTTGGCCTTGCTACATCCGGTCGCTCTTTGGACCGTAACCGGGCTCAATTGTGACAG GTATTACGCGATCGCTGCACCACTGCATTACGCCGCTTTGGTCTCGCCGCGTCGCGTGGCCGTCGGACTGGCTGCTTCTTGGACGGGTGCTCTGCTTTTGTGCTTGCCGCCGTTCTCCGGTCTGGTGCCGCCTTATAG GTATAGCCCAGGCTTGGGTTGCTGCGCCCCGGATTTTGGCAACGGCACGTGGGGATCCGCCGCGGCGCTCTACGGCGCCGTTTATGTCATTCTGGGCCTGGTGCTGCCGGCCGTCCTCGTGACAGTTTGCAATTTACGCGTGCTGGGTATAGCCAGGTACCATCGGCATCGTATCGCCAGCGCGATCTACGAGGTTACCCTGAGCGCCCAGGTGACCATTACCCATCAACGAAATCCGTTTTTTGTGCCAACCGTCACCGCACCCTCCGCCGGGGGACCGCCGCGTTTTCACAGCGCGGCTAGCACG GTGATGCAACTGGTTGGCTCTCTGTACCTGCTCTACTTTCCTTACTGCGGATTTATCCTCTGGGAAGCTTGCAATGCCGGTAATCAACACCGTCTGCACGCATACTCTAAACTCGCGTCTCTTCTTCTCGCGTGCTCGCCGCCCATCAACGGCCTTCTCTACGGCTTAAAATCGCAGACTCTGCGACGTTCCGTGCAAAATTATTGGCGGAAGAAGGCAACCAAGTCGGAGCTGCAACAG GAGATACAGGCAAGAACGCCGAGCGTCGCGGGATCTAGACGGCCATCCGGCAGCGGAAACGCTTCCTTCTTCCCGTTCCCGCCCTTACAACGTAGGCTGAGCGAAGCGTTATTGGTCCTCGGCTCGTGCAGAACCGGCAGTAACTTCGAAAGCAATAATATCGGATTTCAACGCGGCAGGTTGCAGCCCGCCGTCTCGTGCAATACCCTCAGAGTGCCAACCACCGAATCAG AGGAGCCGAGAAAATTGGTGAGGGCAAGCGCGAGTGCCGTCACTCTGATGGGTTCCCACTATCGGAGCGACTTCATCGGAGGTGACTTGGGGGCGGCATGTTCCATAGCTATATGCGAGACCCCGAGGAAGAGTCCGAGGATCCTCATAACGCGCGCTTACAGCGAAGAGAGCCAAGACGGGAGCAGCCCGCTTCTGAGAAAATCCCTCAATTCCAATAATAACCCACCGTCGTGCGAAA AACGCCGATGGCGGGATTGCAGCACCGGTAGCGAGAGCAGCACGGGAAGCAGCGACGCGAGCGTCTGGACCACCAACGTCACCCCCAAGTCCGTCAAGGGTAACGCGAAGGACTCAACGGACGGCTGGTCGTCGCGACGATATGTACGCGGTAAGAATTTCGAGGAAGGCCCCTTATCAACCATCAGGCCGAACAACAATAGCGAGAGCAGCGATACCACAGATACGACCACGGCCACGACAACCACCACCACGCTGCTCAAGTCTCTCACTGTA attaatttgaCGATGCAGGAAAATGACGAGCagaacgaaaagaaaaaggaaaaggtaAACGGTAACATTAAGAAGAGAGAATTCAGCGAAAGTGACAGCAGTTGGAGCAGCGTCGAAGAGATCGAGACTAAGGCGATAACCGAGAGAAACGACGAGGATGACATCAGTCTCGAAAGATCGAGGGAGGAATTGCAGATGGAACTCCCGCGGCGAAAGTCAAGGAGCGACAACCGCGAGGTCGCCCAAGTTTCCGAGGACCGAGGCGAGGAAGCTGCGCAGCTGAGGCCCCTCTTGACTCCCTCCTCTTAA
- the LOC140674843 gene encoding phytanoyl-CoA dioxygenase, peroxisomal-like, with amino-acid sequence MTSPLYLRYTKDIANRLSIKQRLFYEKKGFLVFRDLISQHELDEYHKRFDDIVEGKVQRDGITVMYDVKDRKSVNKIQDINRDPIFRHYIEHKKILDIVECFTGPNILAIHSMLIAKPPDIGFGSSRHPPHQDLYYMPIRPADGIVGVWTAMEPCNSENGCLFVAPGTHTVDRIYEHRYPLNSDGTINKFYHGVHDLPPIKEWVNLEMQPGDTVFFHPLLIHGSGVNKSNRTRRAISCHYSAADCNVIDDDPSQDSIRSEILDYLKKKYPDIDFKYGDVWRFKSTLVRGLRSSF; translated from the exons atgacTAGTCCATTATATTTGCGTTACACAAAAGATATAGCCAATCGTCTCTCGATAAAGCAAAGGCTGTTCTACGAAAAGAAAGGTTTTTTAGTATTTCGTGACCTTATATCGCAACATGAGCTTGATGAATATCACAAaag ATTTGACGATATTGTCGAAGGCAAAGTTCAGCGAGACGGCATCACAGTGATGTATGATGTGAAGGACAGGAAGTCGGTAAATAAAATACAGGACATAAATCGAGACCCGATATTCCGTCATTATATCGAGCACAAGAAAATCCTCGACATAGTTGAGTGCTTTACGGGACCAAACATATTAGCGATACACAGTATGCTTATTGCGAAGCCGCCCGACATTGGTTTCGGTAGTTCAAG ACATCCACCGCACCAAGACCTGTACTACATGCCAATACGTCCGGCTGATGGTATAGTGGGAGTGTGGACAGCTATGGAACCGTGTAATAGTGAAAACGGATGTCTCTTCGTAGCACCTGGAACACATACCGTAGACCGTATATATGAGCACAGATATCCTTTGAATTCGGATGGCacgataaacaaattttatcacgGAGTACAC GACTTGCCTCCGATCAAAGAATGGGTGAATCTCGAGATGCAACCCGGCGACACGGTATTCTTCCATCCGTTGCTCATTCACGGATCCGGCGTCAACAAATCCAACAGGACGAGACGGGCCATTTCTTGTCACTACTCGGCAGCAGATTGCAATGTGATCGAT GACGACCCATCTCAAGACTCTATCAGAAGTGAAATCTTGGactatttgaagaaaaaatatcctGATATAGATTTTAAGTACGGGGATGTATGGCGCTTCAAATCTACGCTTGTGCGTGGCCTTCGGTCTtccttttaa
- the LOC140674840 gene encoding uncharacterized protein isoform X3 — MGPWAFGVPLILVSTLGLLLNGYVLLVVLGLGKQTQQQQTANTLLLIHLGAVETAVCLILLIFTTGSWPVAGTWCVFHGFLLALLHPVALWTVTGLNCDRYYAIAAPLHYAALVSPRRVAVGLAASWTGALLLCLPPFSGLVPPYRYSPGLGCCAPDFGNGTWGSAAALYGAVYVILGLVLPAVLVTVCNLRVLGIARYHRHRIASAIYEVTLSAQVTITHQRNPFFVPTVTAPSAGGPPRFHSAASTVMQLVGSLYLLYFPYCGFILWEACNAGNQHRLHAYSKLASLLLACSPPINGLLYGLKSQTLRRSVQNYWRKKATKSELQQEIQARTPSVAGSRRPSGSGNASFFPFPPLQRRLSEALLVLGSCRTGSNFESNNIGFQRGRLQPAVSCNTLRVPTTESERRWRDCSTGSESSTGSSDASVWTTNVTPKSVKGNAKDSTDGWSSRRYVRGKNFEEGPLSTIRPNNNSESSDTTDTTTATTTTTTLLKSLTVINLTMQENDEQNEKKKEKVNGNIKKREFSESDSSWSSVEEIETKAITERNDEDDISLERSREELQMELPRRKSRSDNREVAQVSEDRGEEAAQLRPLLTPSS, encoded by the exons ATGGGCCCTTGGGCCTTCGGCGTACCTCTCATCCTCGTGTCAACTCTGGGTCTTCTCCTGAATGGCTACGTTCTTCTTGTCGTTCTTGGTCTTGGTAAACAG ACGCAGCAACAGCAGACGGCGAACACTTTATTGCTGATCCATTTGGGCGCCGTGGAAACGGCCGTGTGCTTGATATTGCTGATATTCACGACCGGTTCGTGGCCAGTCGCCGGCACGTGGTGCGTTTTCCACGGATTCCTTTTGGCCTTGCTACATCCGGTCGCTCTTTGGACCGTAACCGGGCTCAATTGTGACAG GTATTACGCGATCGCTGCACCACTGCATTACGCCGCTTTGGTCTCGCCGCGTCGCGTGGCCGTCGGACTGGCTGCTTCTTGGACGGGTGCTCTGCTTTTGTGCTTGCCGCCGTTCTCCGGTCTGGTGCCGCCTTATAG GTATAGCCCAGGCTTGGGTTGCTGCGCCCCGGATTTTGGCAACGGCACGTGGGGATCCGCCGCGGCGCTCTACGGCGCCGTTTATGTCATTCTGGGCCTGGTGCTGCCGGCCGTCCTCGTGACAGTTTGCAATTTACGCGTGCTGGGTATAGCCAGGTACCATCGGCATCGTATCGCCAGCGCGATCTACGAGGTTACCCTGAGCGCCCAGGTGACCATTACCCATCAACGAAATCCGTTTTTTGTGCCAACCGTCACCGCACCCTCCGCCGGGGGACCGCCGCGTTTTCACAGCGCGGCTAGCACG GTGATGCAACTGGTTGGCTCTCTGTACCTGCTCTACTTTCCTTACTGCGGATTTATCCTCTGGGAAGCTTGCAATGCCGGTAATCAACACCGTCTGCACGCATACTCTAAACTCGCGTCTCTTCTTCTCGCGTGCTCGCCGCCCATCAACGGCCTTCTCTACGGCTTAAAATCGCAGACTCTGCGACGTTCCGTGCAAAATTATTGGCGGAAGAAGGCAACCAAGTCGGAGCTGCAACAG GAGATACAGGCAAGAACGCCGAGCGTCGCGGGATCTAGACGGCCATCCGGCAGCGGAAACGCTTCCTTCTTCCCGTTCCCGCCCTTACAACGTAGGCTGAGCGAAGCGTTATTGGTCCTCGGCTCGTGCAGAACCGGCAGTAACTTCGAAAGCAATAATATCGGATTTCAACGCGGCAGGTTGCAGCCCGCCGTCTCGTGCAATACCCTCAGAGTGCCAACCACCGAATCAG AACGCCGATGGCGGGATTGCAGCACCGGTAGCGAGAGCAGCACGGGAAGCAGCGACGCGAGCGTCTGGACCACCAACGTCACCCCCAAGTCCGTCAAGGGTAACGCGAAGGACTCAACGGACGGCTGGTCGTCGCGACGATATGTACGCGGTAAGAATTTCGAGGAAGGCCCCTTATCAACCATCAGGCCGAACAACAATAGCGAGAGCAGCGATACCACAGATACGACCACGGCCACGACAACCACCACCACGCTGCTCAAGTCTCTCACTGTA attaatttgaCGATGCAGGAAAATGACGAGCagaacgaaaagaaaaaggaaaaggtaAACGGTAACATTAAGAAGAGAGAATTCAGCGAAAGTGACAGCAGTTGGAGCAGCGTCGAAGAGATCGAGACTAAGGCGATAACCGAGAGAAACGACGAGGATGACATCAGTCTCGAAAGATCGAGGGAGGAATTGCAGATGGAACTCCCGCGGCGAAAGTCAAGGAGCGACAACCGCGAGGTCGCCCAAGTTTCCGAGGACCGAGGCGAGGAAGCTGCGCAGCTGAGGCCCCTCTTGACTCCCTCCTCTTAA